One part of the Phragmites australis chromosome 3, lpPhrAust1.1, whole genome shotgun sequence genome encodes these proteins:
- the LOC133913608 gene encoding probable galactinol--sucrose galactosyltransferase 2, which yields MTVTPKVTVGEGRLVAHGRTILTGVPDSIVLTHASGAGLVDGAFVGATADEAKSLHVFTFGTLRDLRFMCCFRFKLWWMTQRMGTSGREVPLETQFMLLESRPGNNDADDDSGEPVYLVMLPLLEGQFRAALQGNGRDELEITLESGDKAVQTAQGTYMVYVHAGTNPFDTITQAVKVVERHMQTFHHREKKKLPSFVDWFGWCTWDAFYTDVTADGVKQGLQSLAEGGTPPRFLIVDDGWQQIGSENKEESNAVVQEGAQFASRLTGIKENAKFQKKNQKDDNNNNGEQNQNQDQAPGLKMLVEEVKREHKVKYVYVWHAMAGYWGGVKPAAAGMEHYESALAYPVQSPGVMGNQPDIVMDSLSVLGLGLVHPRKVYSFYNELHSYLASCGVDGVKVDVQNIIETLGAGHGGRVSLTRAYHHALEASVARNFPDNGCISCMCHNTDMFYSARQTAVVRASDDFYPRDPASHTIHISSVAYNTLFLGEFMQPDWDMFHSLHPAAEYHGAARAIGGCPIYVSDKPGNHNFDLLKKLVLPDGSVLRAQLPGRPTRDCLFADPARDGTSLLKIWNVNKCTGVVGVFNCQGAGWCRVTKKTRVHDAAPGTLTGSVRAEDVDAIAHLAGPDWNGGAVVYTHRSGELIMLPKGATLPVTLKVLEFELFHVSPVKVVAPGVSFAPIGLLNMFNSGGAVEQCEIRAPEGTDGTAAVVLRVHGCGRFGAYCSQRPARCTLDAAEVEFSYDADTGLVALYIPVPEQELYRWTLEILV from the exons ATGACGGTGACGCCGAAGGTCACGGTGGGGGAGGGGCGGCTGGTGGCGCACGGGCGGACTATCCTCACCGGCGTGCCGGACAGCATCGTGCTCACGCACGCCTCCGGCGCGGGGCTCGTCGACGGCGCGTTCGTCGGCGCCACGGCCGACGAGGCCAAGAGCCTGCACGTCTTCACCTTCGGCACCCTCCG AGACCTGCGGTTCATGTGCTGCTTCCGGTTCAAGCTGTGGTGGATGACGCAGCGCATGGGCACCTCCGGCCGCGAAGTCCCGCTGGAGACGCAGTTCATGCTCCTCGAGAGCCGCCCGGGCAACAACGACGCCGACGATGACAGCGGCGAGCCGGTGTACCTGGTTATGCTCCCGCTGCTGGAGGGCCAGTTCCGCGCCGCGCTGCAGGGCAACGGCCGCGACGAGCTGGAGATCACCCTCGAGAGCG GGGACAAGGCGGTGCAGACGGCGCAGGGGACGTACATGGTGTACGTGCACGCCGGGACCAACCCCTTCGACACCATCACTCAGGCTGTCAA GGTGGTGGAGAGGCACATGCAGACGTTCCACCACAGGGAGAAGAAAAAG CTGCCGTCGTTCGTGGACTGGTTCGGGTGGTGCACATGGGACGCCTTCTACACAGACGTCACCGCCGATGGCGTCAAGCAAGGCCTCCAGAG CTTGGCGGAAGGCGGCACGCCGCCGCGGTTTCTGATCGTCGACGACGGATGGCAGCAGATCGGCAGCGAGAACAAGGAGGAGTCCAATGCCGTCGTCCAGGAAGGCGCGCA GTTCGCTAGTAGGCTGACGGGGATCAAGGAGAACGCCAAGTTCCAGAAGAAGAATCAGAAggacgacaacaacaacaacgggGAGCAGAACCAGAACCAGGACCAGGCCCCGGGGCTGAAGATGCtggtggaggaggtgaagcGCGAGCACAAGGTGAAGTACGTGTACGTGTGGCACGCGATGGCGGGGTACTGGGGCGGCGTgaagccggcggcggcggggatggAGCACTACGAGAGCGCGCTGGCGTACCCGGTGCAGTCGCCGGGGGTGATGGGCAACCAGCCGGACATCGTCATGGACTCGCTCTCCGTGCTGGGGCTCGGGCTGGTGCACCCGCGCAAGGTGTACAGCTTCTACAACGAGCTGCACTCGTACCTGGCCTCCTGCGGCGTCGACGGCGTCAAGGTGGACGTGCAGAACATCATcgagaccctgggggcggggcACGGCGGCCGGGTCTCGCTCACGCGCGCCTACCACCACGCGCTCGAGGCCTCCGTGGCGCGCAACTTCCCCGACAACGGCTGCATCTCGTGCATGTGCCACAACACCGACATGTTCTACAGCGCCAGGCAGACCGCCGTCGTGCGCGCCTCCGACGACTTCTACCCGCGCGACCCGGCGTCCCACACCATCCACATCTCCTCCGTCGCCTACAACACCCTCTTCCTCGGAGAGTTCATGCAGCCCGACTGGGACATGTTCCAT AGTCTGCACCCGGCGGCGGAGTACCACGGCGCGGCGCGGGCGATCGGCGGCTGTCCGATCTACGTCAG TGACAAGCCAGGCAACCACAACTTCGATCTGCTCAAGAAGCTCGTCCTCCCCGACGGCTCCGTGCTCCGCGCGCAGCTCCCAGGCCGCCCCACCCGCGACTGCCTGTTCGCCGACCCGGCACGCGACGGCACCAG CCTGCTCAAGATATGGAACGTGAACAAGTGCACCGGCGTTGTGGGCGTGTTCAACTGCCAGGGCGCGGGCTGGTGCCGCGTTACCAAGAAGACCCGCGTCCACGACGCGGCGCCGGGGACGCTCACCGGGTCTGTCCGCGCCGAGGACGTCGACGCGATCGCCCACCTCGCCGGACCGGACTGGAACGGCGGGGCCGTCGTGTACACCCACCGGTCAGGGGAGCTGATCATGCTGCCCAAGGGAGCGACGCTGCCGGTAACGCTCAAGGTCCTGGAGTTCGAGCTGTTCCACGTCTCCCCCGTCAAGGTCGTCGCTCCGGGCGTCTCGTTCGCGCCCATAGGGCTGCTCAACATGTTCAACTCCGGTGGAGCGGTGGAGCAATGCGAAATCCGCGCTCCCGAAGGCACCGACGGCACGGCGGCTGTGGTGCTCCGGGTCCACGGCTGCGGCCGATTCGGCGCCTACTGCTCACAGAGGCCGGCGCGGTGCACGCTGGACGCGGCGGAGGTGGAGTTCAGCTACGACGCGGACACGGGGCTCGTCGCGCTCTACATCCCCGTGCCGGAGCAGGAGCTTTACAGATGGACTCTCGAGATCCTGGTCTAG
- the LOC133913609 gene encoding uncharacterized protein LOC133913609, which produces MFRPRRHSQRFYYLVYDSTDASLYMISTIPDHLVACYTVTPLPGRTAEGRDPELVLIARKFCPQLDGERGLLCVCSPATNPASDSTGPWQMKVQRFPELSGPFSADVMFSFEGKVFWADLSQGLAYCDLRTRDSVVEFDFIKSPYGYEIPYEDELTEPVKMSRTMGCVGGSIKFICIDRPRCHRGNEMVRCGL; this is translated from the coding sequence aTGTTCCGCCCACGGCGCCATAGCCAGCGCTTCTACTACCTCGTCTACGACTCCACCGACGCGTCGCTCTACATGATCTCGACCATACCGGATCATCTCGTGGCCTGTTACACGGTGACGCCCCTACCCGGGCGCACCGCCGAGGGCCGGGATCCCGAGCTGGTCCTCATTGCGCGTAAGTTCTGCCCCCAACTCGACGGCGAGCGGGGTCTTCTCTGCGTGTGCTCTCCGGCGACAAACCCAGCGTCTGACAGCACCGGGCCGTGGCAGATGAAGGTGCAGCGCTTCCCTGAGCTTTCTGGGCCCTTCTCGGCGGACGTGATGTTCTCGTTCGAAGGCAAGGTCTTCTGGGCCGATCTCTCGCAAGGCCTAGCTTACTGCGACCTGCGCACCAGGGACTCCGTCGTGGAGTTCGACTTCATCAAGTCGCCCTATGGGTACGAGATCCCCTACGAGGATGAGCTGACGGAGCCGGTGAAGATGAGCCGGACCATGGGCTGCGTTGGGGGCTCTATCAAGTTCATCTGCATCGACCGCCCCCGGTGCCATCGTGGCAATGAGATGGTAAGGTGTGGACTCTAG
- the LOC133913610 gene encoding uncharacterized protein LOC133913610 yields MDTEPFDEAELLVLPASSAASPPRRFKRLKKFSSQTTTTTTTTAVTTTATPPAGSPPTPPSPPPPAASPGEKTLAPRPSPPTNPYPPAAAAAAASDAGALSPLPHSSPNPDSSPLPQTDTPDEEEDDWLDPLFSETGAPTGWDPLGAPVEGDGGDEEEMLGGGLIEELRRETSAKKRLDMDGGDGEMAAGMEAKGKRRKRKKDAPNESARGEKLSGKERRVQLDSIHAESQRLLRETRSASFKPIMQPVYKPISSVLEKIRLRKLEILKKPNTPIEDNDASSEPVSDSAEHLDVPQVKEVSTDNKDLRIDDADKEFGANGHGLDCSNSVPEDEDALDCKKDLHNCGTEASDEEISDRSQENHEENAQSSDNHNNSVDQTQLPPSSSPTKSTDDTSSEDEEEDNDKENTGPSTQKNDVNIHEHLQRAIGGGLCPDDVILKDFLDDEAEEEDDSDNDMMRFKDNEEDDGSDENEVFNDLIAAGYEEKDADHEKRNELHQKWLHQQDADETNNVLQRLKFGHQEQKKLIDEDEDIEDGEDESENEMPYDLTPTNVVRQNSEKAKQMIAKMFTDDNDTYEHSDDEEIEEHLARQRISKREVHNNSFISPLEDDSSREVFSLIKKLNIAPQPKRRSKQSTSNHEMPMAGRNNNTSSKSSFIGRTASGSSTSSHRSIYRTYVFGRDDSNSSSRSCMSTLESNSEMDQTNSSQPKKAKFSSSQPKPMGSRTNSESDTSSGVSLFEILRRSSSVTSDKQGNSRQESCATITESQAVHQFSAFKLPRRFSRVGARN; encoded by the exons ATGGACACGGAGCCCTTCGACGAGGCCGAGCTCCTCGTCCTCCCCgcgtcctccgccgcctcccctccTCGCCGCTTCAAGCGCCTCAAGAAATTCTCCTCccaaaccaccaccaccacaaccaCAACCGCTGTCACCACCACCGCAACCCCTCCCGCCGGCTCCCCACCTACacctccatcgccgccgccgccggcggcatCACCGGGCGAGAAAACCCTAGCTCCGCGCCCGTCACCTCCCACCAACCCCTacccgccggcggcggcggcggctgcggcgtcAGATGCGGGTGCTCTATCCCCGCTACCCCATTCCTCTCCCAACCCCGATTCCTCGCCGCTGCCGCAGACGGACACGccggatgaggaggaggatgactgGCTCGACCCGCTGTTCTCCGAAACCGGCGCCCCCACGGGGTGGGATCCGCTGGGCGCGCCGGTGGAAGGGGATGGtggggacgaggaggagatgCTTGGGGGTGGGCTCATCGAGGAGTTGCGGAGGGAGACGTCGGCGAAGAAGCGGCTCGACATGGACGGAGGCGATGGGGAAATGGCCGCAGGGATGGAGGCGAAgggaaagaggaggaagaggaagaaggatgCGCCCAATGAGTCAGCCCGAGGGGAAAAACTGTCTGGGAAG GAGAGAAGGGTGCAGCTTGATTCGATCCACGCCGAGTCGCAGAGGTTGCTGCGAG AAACAAGGAGCGCATCGTTTAAGCCGATCATGCAGCCAGTTTACAAGCCCATCTCATCTGTCCTGGAGAAGATCCGCCTTCGTAAGCTGGAGATTCTAAAGAA GCCAAATACTCCTATTGAAGATAATGATGCCTCGTCGGAGCCTGTGAGTGATTCTGCTGAGCATTTGGATGTGCCTCAGGTTAAGGAAGTGTCCACAGATAACAAGGATTTGAGAATT GATGACGCTGACAAGGAGTTTGGAGCAAATGGCCATGGCCTGGATTGTTCTAACAGTGTTCCAGAGGATGAG GATGCTTTGGATTGCAAGAAGGATCTCCATAATTGTGGTACAGAAGCTTCAGATGAG GAAATTTCTGATAGATCGCAAGAGAATCATGAGGAGAATGCCCAGTCAAGTGACAACCATAACAACTCAGTAGATCAAACTCAACTGCCCCCCTCTTCAAGCCCTACCAAGAGTACAGATGACAC TTCatcagaagatgaagaagaagataatgATAAAGAGAACACTGGTCCAAGCACTCAGAAAAATGATGTGAATATTCATGAACACCTCCAAAGAGCTATTGGAGGAGGTTTGTGTCCAGATGATGTAATTCTGAAGGATTTTCTAGATGAtgaagcggaggaggaggatgatagtGACAATGACATGATGAGGTTTAAAgataatgaagaagatgatggaaGCGATGAAAATGAGGTGTTTAATGATCTGATAGCTGCTGGTTACGAAGAAAAAGATGCAGATCACGAGAAGCGTAATGAACTCCACCAGAAGTGGCTTCATCAACAAGATGCTGATGAAACAAATAATGTCTTGCAAAGGTTGAAGTTTGGTCATCAGGAGCAGAAAAAATTaatagatgaagatgaagatataGAAGACGGTGAGGATGAATCAGAAAATGAAATGCCATATGATTTAACTCCAACAAATGTTGTGCGACAGAATTCTGAAAAGGCAAAACAAATGATTGCAAAGATGTTCACAGACGATAATGATACTTATGAGCACTCTGATGATGAGGAAATAGAGGAGCATTTAGCTCGTCAACGTATTTCAAAGCGAGAA GTTCATAATAATTCATTCATCTCTCCGTTGGAAGATGACAGCTCAAGGGAAGTATTTAGTCTAATAAAGAAGCTCAATATCGCTCCTCAGCCCAAAAGGAGAAGCAAGCAATCGACAT CAAATCATGAAATGCCTATGGCTGGAAGGAACAACAACACTTCTTCAAAG TCATCTTTTATTGGCCGAACAGCCAGTGGTTCATCGACATCTTCTCACAGATCAATTTATAGAACCTATGTATTTGGTCGTGATGACAGCAATAGCAGCAGTAGGAGCTGCATGTCTACTTTGGAGAGTAATTCAGAAATG GATCAGACCAATTCCAGCCAACCCAAGAAAGCCAAGTTCAGTAGTTCACAGCCAAAACCAATGGGGTCAAGGACAAATTCAGAGAGTGATACGAGTTCGGGTGTTTCCCTATTTGAGATCCTGCGTAGGTCTTCTTCAGTTACTTCTGATAAACAAGGTAACAGCCGTCAGGAGAGCTGTGCTACGATCACGGAAAGTCAAGCTGTGCATCAGTTCTCAGCATTCAAATTACCAAGGAGGTTTTCCAGGGTGGGAGCAAGAAATTGA